The genomic interval CGCGCGCGGGATCTTGGGGTGGATCAGCGCGTGCGCTCCCCCGCCGACGACGACGTGCGCGGCCCCGAATGTCAGCGACTGCCCCGGCTCGACGGCGTGAACCCGCTCTCCAGGGGCGCCCGCGGTGTGCAGGACGTCCGCGGCGGGGCCGGCCGCGAACACCTCAAGGCTCGGGTGTGCCCACAGCGCGGGCACGACGACATCGACGTCGACGTGGTCGGGGTGGTCGTGCGTGATGAAGACGCCGGTCGCCCCGTCGAGGGCGTCCACGGACCGTGACAAGGTCCCCGGGTCGATCACCAGGGCGGTGCCGGCATGGTCGAGCCGGACGCACGCGTGCC from Xylanimonas allomyrinae carries:
- a CDS encoding MBL fold metallo-hydrolase, whose amino-acid sequence is MRLAFHGHACVRLDHAGTALVIDPGTLSRSVDALDGATGVFITHDHPDHVDVDVVVPALWAHPSLEVFAAGPAADVLHTAGAPGERVHAVEPGQSLTFGAAHVVVGGGAHALIHPKIPRAVNVTYLVELGGRVIYHPGDSFDLPDRDVDVLLVPVSGPWMKLGEAIDYAASSSAPYVVPVHDALLSEVGHAMAQRQLATAALAGEHDYRRLAVGQTLRL